Part of the Fundulus heteroclitus isolate FHET01 chromosome 20, MU-UCD_Fhet_4.1, whole genome shotgun sequence genome, GCTACTATAGCAACAGATGCAGCAACTCAATATTATTCCAAGAGTGCAGGTAATTCCTGTTGTCACCTGACTTCCCTGCAGACATTCTTTTTAGCCATGACTGGATTCTCAACCATTGCCGTGAGCAGGTTCTGCAAGTGTTACTGAAAATGACTTGCCTAACCTGTGTTGAGGTGAAGGACTTATGCcatgagggagaaaaaaaaaagatgcttacAGATTGATTATTTATGTTCAGCAGCACAAGGAATGATCAATCAAAAAACTCTCTAAGAAACAATAAGCTAAACAAGTTTAGGACCAAACCgtttttttaatcctaaaaCTGTAAACACAAGTAATTTGGGGAATTATTAACTGAATTTACAAACGGGATGATGGCTCTCTAATCTGATGAATGACTCATGAGCCCATTAGCAGAATGTCAGTGAGAGTGATTCTCCACAGTGACGGGGCTTTACGTCACAAAAGAGGAGGAAACTCTCATTCAGGTATTTTCGTTTTCTTTTACAAGAGCACGAACGAGGAGTTCCTTTAATTGCATCACACTTCCTATCCAGTAAACAAAGGTGTGCACGCCCGCAGCCTCTTCCGTTTCTGTGGGTCGGCGTATGATGACAAAAACCCCCTCAGTCTACTATAAGAGGACAGAGAATGGAGACTGAGGGACACATGCTCTTCAGGAGTCATCCTCTCAGGAAACACACAGGTGAGTCTGAGCACaggtgatgctgctgctgctgctgatggtgaTGAGTGTTGAATTCAGCACTGTTCCCATTTAGTTTTTCTAACACAGCAAGACATTGTTACAAGTTTTATAACTAATCATTGTAGTAATTGCATACATCCTGGGAGGTTTTCTCCTTTAGTCATTAATGATCAGTGGGTGCGGATTTTGGACAGGAGGCATCTTCAGCATGTGCCAACTATCAACTATCAATGAGTGTTTTGACCGTTACCCATAACCCACTCCTGTTGGTAATAGCTTTTAACGAATCAAAATGTTTCCATCAGAGTCACCTTCCGGTAACCACAGTCATGAAGATCCTGCTCAGCTCTTCCATCTGCACCCTGCTCCTCCTCGGCTTTCTGAACGGGCCTGTGGAGAGCCGGACCATGCATGCGGACGGCTGCTCTGCCAACGTTCACTTCCACGAGCTGCACAAACACTTCTCTGACATAAGATCAGATGCGGTGAGTTTAATACACACAGACACGCACTTTTACCTCAGTGTGTGTCTGCATCTCCGGAgtaacatgcagacacaggaaAGCATTCCCTTCATGTACGGTGTGCCACATGATGCGTTCAGGTGGAAGGAAACTGAATGAGAGGGattttaatgttctgttttttttttcatggcagATATCAGCAGATGGCGAGATCGCTGTGAAACTTCTAGATACATCTCTGATGAAAAATGTTCAGGTGAGCTCTTCAGGCTTTTTCACCATGTAGCTTCATTACCCGAATAAATCTGCattcagtccccccccccccagcatatACTAATGAATGCTTTTATAACTGACACCTGTCTGTGTCCATCAGGAGGGTCAGACGTGCTGTTTTGTTCGTCTCCTGCTTCGCTTCTACGTTGAAAGAGTGTTCAGGAACTACGAGTCCTCTCAGCCGCATCAGCAGCGCTGCGCCAGCTCCCTGGCCAACGCTTTTGTCAGCATCAGAAAGGAAATGCATAAATGTGTAAGCTGCCAGTCATGTCTCATATGTGATATTATTAGACACAACTAGATGTCacaataatatataatttacattttttttgctctgctctTTGCAGCACTGCAACTGTGGAGAAGAAACCCAGAGGACAATCGACTCAGTGCTTGCCAAGTTTGACAAGGTACGCTACTTCAAGTGTACGCTCTGTACAACGTGCAAAGATCTTATCGCAGCTCACATACCAGCGGCAGACTGCACAGCATTCTGTCTTAGcttaaaatcattttttaaagacCTTACGTTTTATTATTGAGCATCTATTCTTGTTAAAAAGGATCCTGACACACTGTGTCCCACTGCCACAAACCAGTCCAGCAGTGTTGTCATTCTTCATTGTAGGACTTTGCATTTGAAAGAAGAGATGATCaatagaaataaatagaaatcCAACTGTTCTCTTAAGCCACTCTAATGATAGTTTTGAGTTTTGCATTTACGCTCGTATCTTAACCTTTTTGCTCTCGTTTCTCCATCTGTTTCTTCTTGATGCAGCTGCAGATCGAGCAGGCAGCGCAGAAGGCCGTGGGAGAACTGGACACAGTGCTGGAATGGCTGGAGGGACTGGCACCTAAATCATAAGCCTGAAAACAACCCAATCAAGAGACACTTCTCCATTTACCCTTGATCCATTTAGCATTTCTCTGTTTATACTTGAATTAACTTAAAACGGTATATATTTGTACTCTCTTACCTGGACGTTTTTTGGTGAAATGCTTAAAATGGACTTTTAGAAGAATGTATTTTTcgacctggggtctttctgcttgcagtctgcatgttctccctgtgcatgtgtgggttctctctgggtactccgacTTCTTCCCACAGTCAAAAAATATGACTGTTAAGTTAACTGGTTACTCAAAATTGGCcctaggtgtgtgtgtgtgcatgtttttttgtccattgactgctggaaataggcaccagctccTCTgtgaccctgcacagataagtggGTATTGACAAAGGAaggatgtatatatattttatataaatttaaagTTGTAAAAAGTGTTACTGTGAACctgtaaaaagtgttttatattGAAACTATGCTTTAATCTcagttgaaaaaataaaaaaatatattaatacatTATAATTTTCTTGTATCATTGGTTGTTATttactgccatctagtggtgcctAAGAAGAATGCAATAATGCAGTACACAGCAAATAAATCCACACCAGCCCTAGTAAAGGTGTGAAGAagagccttaaaataaattgttgctATGGAGACGTTTTGCTGCAGTTTCAAAACAGAGAGTTTGGTCCATCACCTGGAAGCCTCTCCTGCCTCAACTCAAAGCAACACAACTTGTTTTCCCTTTTCAGCTTCCACCACTTTGTCCTCTGCTCTGCCTTTGccctcttcatcttcctctccATCAGACTAATTCTACACACCATCCTGTGCTGTCTGGCAACACTCTCACCTACCAATACCTTGCAATCACTGAGTTCCTTCAGGTTGCATGTCTGAAGCTCAGGAGCCTCATGGCCTTGATACCTTTCTATGGAGTTAGTTTCCTGACAAAacgttgtacacaaaaaaatgttttgcacacaaataaaacttgttttgcaaactATGTTCAAATGTTGCTCTCAAAATATCATTCATAAATTGTCCCAGAgtacaaaacggtctctgctcgcacaaaacggGCCTCGACCATTCAggtataaagagaaaaaaagtaggACCAAAACAAAGCCCCCACTTTACATTCAAGTCCTCACCTTACaagtaaaatgtgcaaaaaatgttgTTGCTCAGATttaagtacaagaacacacatgCACAACCCATTAACCATCAGCAGCtgcaaactttttaaataagcattatattaataattaaaattttcaaaCAATTTAACATTTTGGTAATTTTGCAATTGCTGAAGAAAACTTGATTAGGTTGaagaatgttatttaaaaaaaaaattcagggtGAAAAACGTAGGACTGGTGCTTTGACTTTGCGTTACCTCTTTGCCcatattttttaatcatattcaATAATCTTTGAGTTCAGTTTAACTGAGTTCTTCACCCGAAtagaaggtttcattatagtagatttttatcgggcaatgctgtatcaaactatAAAGAGTCTGTTCTGCTTTTAGTTTCCTCACTATCACACTAATacagagcagagagcagcagtgTTATTTTTCTCATTCACAAGTTGATGCTCTTGTTGACACTGTAGTCCCCTTGAAAAGAAAGGTAATTATTCTCAGGAAACTGGcttcctggtttaattcagagctgcgttctttCAAGCTCAacgttaggaaattggagagaaaatggcactctacacatctagaggagtccaacctaatctggaaaaacagtcttcTGTTGTATAAACAGACcatttgcagagttagagcagcttatttttcatcattaatataggggaataaaaataatcttagaTTTCTCTTCACtgcagttgccaaacttacccaggtcatagctctgttgatccatccattcttgcagctctcagcagtaatgattttatgggattcttcattaataaaattgattccattcaaaattaaataattggcatcctcccaaacatgattaccttgtcctcagtaagtgaagCTGTGTTAGAGAAATGTTTAGAACCTGATCGGTGTTTGAAgggtttagaagcagtagagctttctaagctatctaaaattttagcttcatgtAAACCTattacctgtatgttagacccaatcccaatcAAGTTGTTTAATGAGGAATTGATTAATTAAtgcccctattttagacatgattaatctatccttagtaaatcgatgtgtaccacaggcttttaaagtagctgttattaaaccttttcttAAGAAAcattctcttgatcaagatgagttaataAATTACGGGCCTAtttctaatcttcttttcctatctaaaattcttgagaatgTAGTTGCTACTCAAGAATGTGAatt contains:
- the il19l gene encoding interleukin 19 like isoform X1, with the translated sequence MSVLTVTHNPLLLVIAFNESKCFHQSHLPVTTVMKILLSSSICTLLLLGFLNGPVESRTMHADGCSANVHFHELHKHFSDIRSDAISADGEIAVKLLDTSLMKNVQEGQTCCFVRLLLRFYVERVFRNYESSQPHQQRCASSLANAFVSIRKEMHKCHCNCGEETQRTIDSVLAKFDKLQIEQAAQKAVGELDTVLEWLEGLAPKS
- the il19l gene encoding interleukin 19 like isoform X2 — translated: MKILLSSSICTLLLLGFLNGPVESRTMHADGCSANVHFHELHKHFSDIRSDAISADGEIAVKLLDTSLMKNVQEGQTCCFVRLLLRFYVERVFRNYESSQPHQQRCASSLANAFVSIRKEMHKCHCNCGEETQRTIDSVLAKFDKLQIEQAAQKAVGELDTVLEWLEGLAPKS